A stretch of the Candidatus Nanopelagicales bacterium genome encodes the following:
- a CDS encoding iron ABC transporter substrate-binding protein, with amino-acid sequence MTRARPRQSGTALSVGALAVGALLLTGCGGDAAADSGTPQAEGSVVVYSGRSEELVGPILQAFTEETGIPLDVRYGDTSGLAAQLIEEGDRTPADVFLAQDAGALGAVADAGLFTPLDDALTSTVPAGYVGADGTWAAVTGRARVLVYDPAAVSAEELPASVYELTDPAWKGRVAIAPTNASFQSFVTGMRVADGDDRAREWLDGMVANDVESYEKNSLILDAVDAGQVDLGLINHYYWYEKAAEVGADAMSARIAFTEPGDPGSLVNVSGVGVLAPAAEDPRAAQLVEFLLSEQAQSYFAGTTFEYPMLASVPAADDLPALDTLQGPDVSLGDLGSLPQTLQMLQETGLL; translated from the coding sequence GTGACCCGTGCTCGACCCCGCCAAAGCGGCACGGCCCTGTCCGTGGGGGCGCTCGCCGTCGGCGCCCTGCTGCTCACCGGCTGCGGCGGCGACGCCGCCGCCGACTCCGGCACCCCGCAGGCCGAGGGGTCCGTGGTGGTCTACAGCGGGCGCAGCGAGGAACTGGTCGGCCCGATCCTGCAGGCGTTCACCGAGGAGACCGGGATCCCGCTGGATGTGCGGTACGGCGACACCTCCGGCCTGGCGGCGCAGTTGATCGAGGAGGGTGACCGCACCCCTGCCGACGTCTTCCTCGCCCAGGACGCCGGCGCCCTCGGCGCCGTCGCCGACGCCGGGCTGTTCACACCGCTCGACGACGCGCTCACCTCGACGGTGCCCGCCGGCTACGTCGGGGCCGACGGCACCTGGGCCGCAGTGACCGGACGCGCCCGGGTCCTGGTCTACGACCCCGCAGCGGTCTCCGCCGAGGAGCTGCCCGCGTCGGTCTACGAGCTGACCGACCCCGCCTGGAAGGGCCGGGTGGCGATCGCCCCGACCAACGCCTCGTTCCAGAGCTTCGTGACCGGCATGCGGGTCGCCGACGGCGACGACCGGGCCCGCGAGTGGCTCGACGGCATGGTCGCCAACGACGTGGAGTCGTACGAGAAGAACAGCCTCATCCTCGACGCGGTCGACGCCGGACAGGTCGACCTCGGGCTGATCAACCACTACTACTGGTACGAGAAGGCCGCCGAGGTCGGTGCCGACGCGATGAGTGCGCGGATCGCGTTCACCGAACCCGGCGACCCGGGCTCGCTGGTCAACGTCTCCGGCGTCGGCGTGCTGGCGCCCGCGGCCGAGGATCCGCGCGCCGCGCAGCTGGTCGAGTTCCTGCTGTCCGAGCAGGCCCAGAGCTACTTCGCCGGCACCACGTTCGAGTACCCGATGCTCGCCTCGGTGCCCGCGGCCGACGACCTGCCCGCCCTGGACACCCTGCAGGGGCCGGACGTCTCGCTCGGCGACCTGGGCTCGCTGCCGCAGACCCTGCAGATGCTGCAGGAGACGGGCCTGCTGTAG
- a CDS encoding iron ABC transporter permease produces the protein MTVTTGAPRVRRRGRAAGRGPGVVLTLAVLGSVAVATLPLWYLLVRAVGGLDRAASILGRPGFGTAALTSLALAVVVGAGALVVGTATAWIVGRTRLRGRRAWAVLLLLPLAVPSYVAAYGWVSLAPWFSGFWAAALVLVASTAPYVALPVFAALSRGEAGLEEVARSLGAGPMEVLRTVTLPAVRPAALAGTLLAMLYALSDFGAVAILRVDTLTRSVYASYSSAFDRTAAVLQSLVLIACAVVLVLAEQRLRGRTGSRVSTSVPRPVPAAGLPAAGRIAALALLVGTVVLSLAVPAVALVLRLLQGMRGGVDGGELVSALAGSAWVALLGTVLAVLLALPVAVVAARFPGRLSRIVEVASFSGHALPGVVVGLSLVFVTLNALPALYQSVAALALAYAVLFLPKAIGSSRAAIESVPVSLEHVSRASGRGPLATFVSVTARLSAPGIAAGALLVMVTAMKELPATLMLRPTGLETLATELWSRTEVAAYGAAAPYAVALVALAAVPATLLARGVRLPDLATTDGEVTR, from the coding sequence GTGACCGTCACCACCGGGGCGCCACGCGTCCGTCGACGGGGTCGCGCCGCCGGGCGCGGCCCCGGCGTGGTGCTGACGCTGGCCGTCCTCGGCAGCGTCGCCGTGGCGACGCTGCCGCTGTGGTATCTGCTGGTCCGCGCCGTCGGCGGACTGGACCGAGCGGCGTCGATCCTGGGCCGCCCGGGATTCGGGACCGCCGCGCTCACCAGCCTGGCCCTGGCGGTGGTGGTGGGGGCCGGGGCCCTGGTCGTGGGGACCGCGACCGCGTGGATCGTCGGCCGGACCCGGCTGCGCGGCCGTCGGGCCTGGGCCGTGCTGCTGCTGCTGCCGCTGGCCGTGCCGTCGTACGTCGCGGCCTACGGCTGGGTGTCGCTGGCGCCCTGGTTCTCCGGCTTCTGGGCCGCGGCGCTGGTGCTGGTGGCCTCGACCGCGCCGTACGTCGCGCTGCCGGTGTTCGCGGCGCTGTCGCGGGGCGAGGCCGGGCTGGAGGAGGTGGCTCGCTCCCTCGGCGCCGGGCCGATGGAGGTGCTGCGCACCGTCACGCTGCCCGCGGTGCGTCCCGCCGCGCTCGCCGGGACGCTGCTGGCGATGCTCTACGCGCTGTCGGACTTCGGCGCGGTGGCGATCCTGCGCGTCGACACGCTGACCCGCAGCGTGTACGCCTCGTACAGCAGCGCCTTCGACCGCACCGCCGCGGTGCTGCAGTCGCTGGTGCTGATCGCCTGCGCGGTGGTCCTGGTCCTGGCCGAGCAGCGGTTGCGCGGGCGGACGGGGTCGCGGGTGTCCACCTCGGTGCCGCGTCCGGTGCCGGCCGCGGGCCTGCCCGCCGCCGGGCGGATCGCCGCGCTGGCGCTGCTGGTCGGCACGGTGGTGCTGTCCCTCGCCGTCCCGGCCGTGGCGCTGGTACTGCGGCTGCTGCAGGGCATGCGTGGCGGCGTCGATGGCGGCGAGCTGGTCTCGGCCCTGGCGGGCAGTGCGTGGGTCGCGCTGCTGGGGACGGTCCTGGCCGTGCTCCTCGCCCTGCCCGTGGCCGTCGTCGCCGCGCGCTTCCCCGGCCGGCTGTCCCGGATCGTCGAGGTGGCGTCGTTCTCCGGCCACGCCCTCCCCGGGGTCGTCGTGGGCCTGTCCCTGGTGTTCGTGACCCTCAACGCGCTGCCCGCGCTCTACCAGAGCGTCGCGGCGCTGGCGCTGGCGTACGCGGTGCTGTTCCTGCCCAAGGCGATCGGCTCGTCGCGGGCCGCGATCGAGTCGGTCCCGGTGTCGCTGGAGCACGTCTCGCGCGCGTCGGGACGCGGGCCGCTCGCGACCTTCGTGTCGGTGACGGCCCGGCTCTCAGCACCGGGGATCGCGGCGGGCGCGCTGCTGGTGATGGTGACCGCGATGAAGGAACTGCCGGCGACGTTGATGTTGCGGCCCACCGGGCTGGAGACGCTGGCGACCGAGCTGTGGAGCCGTACCGAGGTCGCGGCGTACGGCGCTGCCGCCCCCTACGCGGTGGCCCTCGTGGCGTTGGCCGCCGTGCCCGCGACCCTGCTCGCGCGCGGGGTGCGGCTGCCCGACCTGGCCACGACGGATGGAGAGGTGACCCGGTGA
- a CDS encoding ABC transporter ATP-binding protein, with product MTAVEVEGVDAAYGDVEVLRAVSLDAPSGLLTGVLGPSGCGKSTLVRVIAGFHRPTGGTVRIGGRAVDGPDGFVPPERRRVGIVPQDVALFPHLTVAQNVGYGTRRGLRRRPDEAVVQRALTLVALPDAGPLRPDQLSGGQQQRVAVARALAADPDVVLLDEPFGSLDPSLREQVRAQVRSALRASGSTALLVTHDQEEALSLCDRVVVLRDGRVVQSGTPEQVYREPDSLWGARFVGDLVELSPHSAVCEGRVDTALGCLPVSAVITDPESAAGVGVAPVVTVRPEQVVLDPASGVSAVVVDVTYFGHDALIGLRVEGDAPAEGVRVVSRVTGVRPPAVADRVRVSVQGAARAYTS from the coding sequence GTGACCGCGGTCGAGGTCGAGGGCGTCGACGCGGCGTACGGCGACGTCGAGGTCCTGCGGGCGGTATCGCTGGACGCGCCGTCGGGTCTGCTGACCGGCGTGCTCGGCCCGAGCGGCTGCGGCAAGTCCACGCTGGTGCGGGTCATTGCCGGGTTCCACCGGCCCACCGGGGGCACCGTGCGCATCGGGGGCCGCGCCGTGGACGGGCCGGACGGGTTCGTCCCGCCGGAGCGGCGCCGGGTCGGCATCGTCCCCCAGGACGTCGCGCTGTTCCCGCACCTGACGGTCGCGCAGAACGTCGGGTACGGGACCCGGCGCGGCCTGCGTCGCCGCCCCGACGAGGCCGTTGTGCAGCGCGCCCTGACCCTCGTAGCGCTTCCCGACGCGGGGCCGCTGCGGCCCGACCAGCTCAGCGGCGGACAGCAGCAACGCGTGGCGGTCGCCCGGGCCCTGGCGGCCGATCCGGACGTCGTCCTGCTGGACGAGCCGTTCGGGTCGCTGGACCCGTCGCTGCGCGAGCAGGTTCGGGCGCAGGTGCGGTCCGCGCTGCGGGCCTCCGGCTCGACAGCGCTCCTGGTCACCCATGACCAGGAGGAGGCGTTGAGCCTGTGCGACCGGGTCGTGGTGCTCCGGGACGGACGGGTGGTGCAGTCGGGCACTCCGGAGCAGGTCTACCGGGAGCCGGACAGCCTGTGGGGGGCACGGTTCGTGGGCGACCTGGTCGAACTGTCGCCGCACTCAGCCGTCTGCGAGGGTCGCGTCGACACCGCCCTGGGCTGCCTGCCGGTCTCCGCCGTCATCACCGACCCGGAGTCGGCGGCGGGTGTCGGGGTTGCCCCGGTGGTGACGGTGCGGCCGGAGCAGGTCGTCCTGGACCCGGCGTCCGGCGTGTCGGCGGTGGTGGTGGACGTGACGTACTTCGGGCACGACGCCCTGATCGGGCTCCGGGTCGAGGGCGACGCCCCCGCGGAGGGGGTCCGGGTGGTCTCGCGGGTGACCGGGGTCCGGCCGCCGGCCGTCGCGGACCGGGTCCGGGTGTCGGTGCAGGGCGCCGCCCGCGCCTACACCTCCTGA
- the ftsX gene encoding permease-like cell division protein FtsX gives MRARFVLSEVAIGLRRNLTMTLAVVITVAVSLALFGTGLLVRAQVETMKDFWYDKVEVSIFLCGENSDVPSCAGGAVTQAQRDQIEADLESLRPLVQEVYYESQQEAFERFTEQFRNSPIVENVTPEALPESFRVKLSDPTQYDVVASAFSGRPGVEQVNDQRQLLDKFFKLLGGLQAIALFIALTMLVVTVLLVVNTMRVAAFSRRRETGIMRLVGASNFYIQLPFLLEAAIAAAVGALLAIGGLIVVKAVLIDQVLAPAFQFTAFIGWDSIATIAPIVFLTGTILAAGAAFFTLRKYLRV, from the coding sequence ATGCGAGCACGGTTCGTCCTGAGCGAGGTCGCGATCGGCCTGCGCCGCAACCTGACCATGACGCTGGCCGTCGTCATCACCGTCGCGGTGTCGCTGGCCCTGTTCGGCACCGGCCTGCTCGTCCGCGCGCAGGTCGAGACGATGAAGGACTTCTGGTACGACAAGGTCGAGGTCTCGATCTTCCTGTGCGGTGAGAACTCCGACGTCCCGTCCTGCGCCGGCGGCGCGGTGACGCAGGCGCAGCGCGACCAGATCGAGGCGGACCTGGAGTCCCTGCGCCCGCTGGTGCAGGAGGTCTACTACGAGTCGCAGCAGGAAGCGTTCGAGCGCTTCACCGAGCAGTTCCGCAACTCGCCGATCGTCGAGAACGTCACGCCCGAGGCGTTGCCGGAGTCGTTCCGCGTCAAGCTGTCCGACCCCACCCAGTACGACGTCGTCGCGTCCGCATTCTCCGGCCGGCCCGGCGTGGAGCAGGTCAACGACCAGCGCCAGCTGCTGGACAAGTTCTTCAAGCTGCTCGGCGGCCTGCAGGCCATCGCCCTGTTCATCGCGCTCACGATGCTCGTGGTGACGGTGCTGCTCGTCGTCAACACGATGCGGGTGGCCGCGTTCAGCCGGCGCCGGGAGACCGGCATCATGCGGCTGGTCGGGGCGTCGAACTTCTACATCCAACTGCCGTTCCTGCTCGAGGCGGCGATCGCCGCGGCGGTGGGGGCGCTGCTGGCCATCGGCGGGCTGATCGTCGTGAAGGCCGTCCTGATCGACCAGGTGCTGGCCCCGGCCTTCCAGTTCACCGCGTTCATCGGCTGGGACAGCATCGCGACGATCGCTCCGATCGTGTTCCTCACCGGCACGATCCTGGCCGCCGGTGCTGCCTTCTTCACCCTGCGCAAGTACCTGCGCGTCTGA
- the ftsE gene encoding cell division ATP-binding protein FtsE has protein sequence MIRFENVTKVYASQTRPALEDVSVEVEKGEFVFLVGSSGSGKSTFLRLCLKEEKPTKGAVWVAGKDLGRLSSWKVPQLRRQIGTVFQDFRLLPNKTVAQNVAFALEVIGRPRNHIRKVVPEVLDLVGLDGKEDRLPDELSGGEQQRVAIARAFVNRPMILIADEPTGNLDPTTSVGIMKLLDRINRTGTTVLMATHDAQIVDQMRKRVIELEMGRVVRDQSRGVYGYAR, from the coding sequence GTGATCCGCTTCGAGAACGTCACCAAGGTCTACGCGAGCCAGACCCGGCCCGCGCTCGAGGACGTGTCCGTCGAGGTCGAGAAGGGCGAGTTCGTCTTCCTCGTCGGGTCCTCCGGCTCCGGCAAGTCCACCTTCCTGCGGCTGTGCCTGAAGGAGGAGAAGCCGACCAAGGGCGCGGTATGGGTGGCCGGCAAGGACCTCGGTCGACTGTCGTCGTGGAAGGTTCCGCAGCTGCGCCGCCAGATCGGCACGGTGTTCCAGGACTTCCGGCTGCTGCCCAACAAGACCGTCGCGCAGAACGTCGCGTTCGCGCTCGAGGTCATCGGCCGGCCGCGCAACCACATCCGCAAGGTTGTCCCCGAGGTCCTCGACCTGGTGGGCCTGGACGGCAAGGAGGACCGGCTCCCCGACGAGCTGTCCGGCGGTGAGCAGCAGCGGGTCGCCATCGCCCGGGCCTTCGTCAACCGGCCGATGATCCTCATCGCCGACGAGCCCACCGGGAACCTCGACCCGACCACCAGCGTCGGCATCATGAAGTTGCTCGACCGGATCAACCGCACCGGGACCACGGTGCTCATGGCCACCCACGACGCGCAGATCGTCGACCAGATGCGCAAGCGCGTCATCGAGCTGGAGATGGGCCGGGTCGTCCGCGACCAGTCCCGCGGCGTCTACGGCTACGCCCGCTGA
- the prfB gene encoding peptide chain release factor 2, producing the protein MTELDTTLSSIETVLDLPAIEAEIARLEQQASAPDLWDDQENAQRVTSRLSYLQGELRRVTGLRRRLDDVRVLFELAEAEADDSVRDEVVTELTDLQKTIGELEVRTLLSGDYDEREALVTIRAEAGGVDAADWAEMLLRMYTRYCERHGWPFEVYDTSYAEEAGIKSATFAVKVPYAYGTLSVEQGTHRLVRISPFDNQGRRQTSFAGVEVLPVTEQTDHVEIPENDIRIDVFRSSGPGGQSVNTTDSAVRITHLPTGIVVSCQNEKSQIQNRAAAMRVLQSRLLEKRRQEERAEMDALKGDSSGSWGNQMRSYVLHPYQMVKDLRTEMETGNTAAVLDGEIDEFVEAGIRWRKQAEVSA; encoded by the coding sequence ATGACCGAGCTCGACACGACGCTGTCGAGCATCGAGACGGTCCTCGACCTGCCCGCCATCGAGGCGGAGATCGCGCGGCTGGAGCAGCAGGCCAGCGCGCCGGACCTGTGGGACGACCAGGAGAACGCGCAGCGGGTCACATCGCGGCTGTCGTACCTGCAGGGGGAGCTGCGCCGGGTGACCGGGTTGCGGCGCCGGCTGGACGACGTACGGGTGCTGTTCGAGCTCGCGGAGGCCGAGGCCGACGACTCGGTGCGCGACGAGGTCGTCACCGAGCTGACCGACCTGCAGAAGACCATCGGCGAGCTCGAGGTCCGCACGCTGCTGTCCGGCGACTACGACGAGCGCGAGGCGCTGGTCACCATCCGTGCGGAGGCCGGTGGCGTCGACGCGGCCGACTGGGCGGAGATGCTGCTGCGGATGTACACCCGCTACTGCGAGCGGCACGGCTGGCCGTTCGAGGTGTACGACACCTCGTACGCGGAGGAGGCGGGCATCAAGTCCGCCACGTTCGCGGTGAAGGTGCCGTACGCCTACGGGACGCTGTCGGTGGAACAGGGCACGCACCGGTTGGTGCGGATCTCGCCGTTCGACAACCAGGGGCGCCGGCAGACGTCGTTCGCCGGTGTCGAGGTGCTGCCGGTGACCGAGCAGACCGACCACGTCGAGATCCCGGAGAACGACATCCGCATCGACGTGTTCCGCTCGTCCGGCCCCGGCGGCCAGAGCGTCAACACCACCGACTCGGCGGTGCGCATCACGCACCTGCCGACCGGGATCGTGGTGTCCTGCCAGAACGAGAAGTCGCAGATCCAGAACCGCGCCGCCGCGATGCGCGTGCTGCAGTCGCGGCTGCTAGAGAAGCGCCGGCAGGAGGAGCGCGCGGAGATGGACGCGCTCAAGGGCGACTCGTCCGGCTCGTGGGGCAACCAGATGCGCTCGTACGTGCTGCACCCGTACCAGATGGTCAAGGACCTGCGGACCGAGATGGAGACGGGCAACACCGCGGCGGTGCTCGACGGCGAGATCGACGAGTTCGTCGAGGCCGGGATCCGCTGGCGCAAGCAGGCCGAGGTCTCCGCGTAG
- a CDS encoding GntR family transcriptional regulator, which produces MSRRRTAAGPVAPDRSSPMPLWAQIAADLRRRLESGEFRERVPGELTLVDEYGVSRHTVREALRDLRQDGLVVASRGRGSFASVPDIDQPLGSLYSLVRSLESEGIEQRSEVRRLEVVRDADAAMQLELPASTRLVLLERRRFASGEPLAVDRAWLPDTVAHPLLDADFTTTALYDVLAERCGIHLDSGRERITAVLPSASLRRDLDLPHDIAALRIQRLARAGGRPVEWRETVVRGDRFHVVAEWSQSSAFALDLAPTPHADSDGDPTA; this is translated from the coding sequence ATGAGCCGCCGCCGCACCGCCGCGGGTCCGGTCGCCCCCGACCGGTCCAGCCCGATGCCGCTGTGGGCCCAGATCGCCGCTGACCTGCGGCGACGGCTGGAGTCCGGCGAGTTCCGCGAGCGGGTGCCCGGCGAGCTCACCCTGGTCGACGAGTACGGCGTGAGCCGGCACACCGTCCGCGAGGCCCTGCGCGACCTGCGCCAGGACGGCCTGGTGGTGGCCTCCCGCGGACGCGGCTCGTTCGCCAGCGTCCCCGACATCGACCAGCCGCTGGGGTCGCTCTACTCCCTGGTGCGCTCGCTGGAGTCCGAGGGCATCGAGCAGCGCAGCGAGGTGCGCCGGCTGGAGGTCGTGCGCGACGCCGACGCCGCGATGCAGCTCGAGCTGCCCGCGTCGACCCGACTGGTCCTGCTGGAGCGCCGCCGGTTCGCGTCCGGCGAGCCGCTGGCCGTCGACCGCGCATGGCTCCCGGACACCGTCGCCCACCCGCTGCTGGACGCGGACTTCACCACCACCGCGCTGTACGACGTCCTCGCCGAGCGCTGCGGCATCCACCTGGACTCCGGTCGGGAGCGGATCACCGCGGTCCTGCCGTCCGCGTCCCTGCGCCGGGACCTCGACCTCCCGCATGACATCGCCGCGCTGCGCATCCAGCGACTGGCCCGCGCGGGCGGCCGCCCGGTCGAGTGGCGCGAGACCGTCGTCCGCGGCGACCGCTTCCACGTCGTCGCCGAGTGGTCGCAGTCCTCGGCGTTCGCGCTCGACCTCGCTCCCACCCCGCACGCCGACTCCGACGGAGACCCGACCGCATGA
- a CDS encoding sulfite exporter TauE/SafE family protein — MMALTLALAVVVGITLGLLGGGGSILMTPLLIYVAGLEGKTAIAASLFVVGVTSIAGMWSHARAGRVRWRTGLIFGGIAFVGAFLGGKVGGLIPTPVVLAGFALMMLATAGAMIRGRKAITVHEHHDLPIGKVLVEGLVVGFVTGIVGAGGGFLVVPALALLGGLPMPVAVGTSLLVIAIKSFGGFLGYLSSVQIDWGLTLAVAAAAVVGGLIGGRLAGRVDPDRLRKGFGWFVLTMGVFMLVQQVPGDLWSGLAGAWWAWTTVLLVAGTATVVWFAVLRPRRTRPTPEVDDRPGDTGRHATVSRSSSGGHSVEGT, encoded by the coding sequence ATGATGGCCCTCACTCTCGCGCTGGCGGTCGTCGTCGGCATCACGCTCGGCCTGCTCGGTGGCGGCGGCTCCATCCTGATGACCCCACTGCTCATCTACGTGGCCGGGCTGGAGGGCAAGACCGCGATCGCCGCGTCGCTGTTCGTCGTCGGTGTCACGAGCATCGCCGGGATGTGGTCGCACGCGCGCGCCGGCCGGGTCCGCTGGCGCACCGGCCTCATCTTCGGCGGCATCGCGTTCGTCGGCGCGTTCCTCGGCGGCAAGGTCGGTGGCCTCATCCCGACGCCGGTGGTCCTCGCCGGGTTCGCGCTGATGATGCTGGCCACCGCGGGCGCGATGATCCGCGGCCGCAAGGCCATCACCGTGCACGAGCACCACGACCTGCCGATCGGCAAGGTGCTCGTCGAGGGCCTCGTCGTCGGATTCGTCACCGGCATCGTCGGCGCCGGCGGCGGCTTCCTGGTCGTGCCCGCGCTGGCCCTGCTCGGCGGCCTGCCGATGCCGGTCGCCGTCGGCACCTCGCTGCTGGTCATCGCCATCAAGTCGTTCGGCGGATTCCTCGGGTACCTGTCCAGCGTGCAGATCGACTGGGGGCTGACCCTCGCCGTCGCCGCGGCCGCCGTCGTCGGCGGGCTGATCGGCGGTCGGCTCGCCGGCCGCGTCGACCCGGACCGGCTGCGCAAGGGCTTCGGGTGGTTCGTCCTCACCATGGGCGTGTTCATGCTGGTGCAGCAGGTCCCCGGTGACCTCTGGTCCGGCCTCGCCGGCGCCTGGTGGGCGTGGACCACGGTCCTGCTCGTCGCGGGCACCGCCACCGTCGTCTGGTTCGCCGTGCTGCGCCCTCGTCGTACGAGGCCGACCCCGGAGGTGGACGACCGCCCCGGCGACACCGGACGTCACGCGACCGTCTCGCGCAGTTCATCCGGCGGGCATAGCGTCGAGGGGACCTGA
- a CDS encoding phosphoketolase family protein: protein MTAPRPRSEPPLPPAPLSDSELAAIDAWWRAANYLTVGQIYLKDNPLLREPLSPDDIKPRLLGHWGTSPGLSFVYAHLNRLIERQGQQTIYLTGPGHGGPALVAAGWLEGTYSEVYPDVSLDETGMTRLFRQFSAPGGIPSHVSVTTPGSIHEGGELGYVLVHAFGAVMDNPDLLAVAIVGDGEAETGPLEGSWKGISFINPSRDGAVLPILHLNGWKIAGPTVLARKDPAEVRALLEGHGYDVLEVEGEDLPGMHHRFSDTLQEAYARIREIQRLARSGEAPAGRPRWPLIVLRSPKGWTGPEFVDGVREEGSWRSHQVPLSDVRGNPEHLQILTDWLTSYRPDELFESDGSPAPLVRHAVPEGDLRMSATPHANGGLLTVDLDLPDYGSYAVDVPAPGTVRLESTRRLGELMRDIYVANPDRFRLFCPDETNSNRLGAVFEVSDRGFMEHLVPEDVAIGPDGRVMEVLSEHSCHGWLEGYNLTGRHGMFATYEAFAMVSASMTIQHAKWLQEAVHLPWRAPVPSLNILLTSTAWRNDHNGFSHQGPGLIQNVINIRGDVSRVYLPPDANTLLSVSDHVFRSRGYVNLVVIDKQPQLQWLTLDEAKEHCARGSGVWDWAGNDDGSRDPDIVLACAGDVVTMETVAAAQLLKERLPDMSVRVVNVVDLMSLTRPKDHPHGMDELYFEELFTDHVDVVFAFHGYPGAIHQLVHGRPDADRFRVRGFSEEGTTTTPFDMVVRNRVSRYHLVMDALNNSRRTVRGSSELRAYCEEQLARHAEHVVEYLEDLPEVRDWSLA, encoded by the coding sequence GTGACCGCTCCGCGCCCGAGGTCCGAGCCCCCGCTCCCGCCCGCCCCGCTGTCCGACAGCGAGCTCGCCGCGATCGACGCCTGGTGGCGTGCGGCGAACTACCTGACGGTCGGTCAGATCTACCTCAAGGACAACCCGCTGCTGCGGGAGCCGCTGAGCCCCGACGACATCAAGCCGCGGCTGCTCGGCCACTGGGGCACCTCCCCCGGCCTGTCGTTCGTCTACGCGCACCTGAACCGGCTGATCGAGCGGCAGGGCCAGCAGACGATCTACCTGACCGGCCCGGGCCACGGCGGCCCGGCGCTGGTCGCCGCCGGCTGGCTGGAGGGCACCTACTCCGAGGTCTACCCCGACGTCTCGCTCGACGAGACCGGCATGACCCGGCTGTTCCGCCAGTTCTCCGCACCCGGCGGCATCCCCAGCCACGTCAGCGTCACCACGCCCGGCTCCATCCACGAGGGCGGCGAGCTCGGCTACGTCCTGGTCCACGCGTTCGGCGCGGTCATGGACAACCCCGACCTGCTCGCGGTCGCGATCGTCGGCGACGGCGAGGCCGAGACCGGCCCGCTGGAGGGCAGCTGGAAGGGCATCTCCTTCATCAACCCGTCCCGGGACGGCGCCGTGCTGCCGATCCTGCACCTCAACGGCTGGAAGATCGCCGGCCCGACGGTGCTGGCCCGCAAGGACCCGGCGGAGGTGCGCGCGCTGCTGGAGGGCCACGGCTACGACGTCCTCGAGGTCGAGGGCGAGGACCTGCCGGGCATGCACCACCGCTTCTCCGACACGCTGCAGGAGGCGTACGCCCGGATCCGCGAGATCCAGCGGCTGGCCCGCAGCGGCGAGGCGCCCGCGGGGCGGCCGCGGTGGCCGCTGATCGTGCTGCGTTCCCCCAAGGGCTGGACCGGGCCGGAGTTCGTCGACGGCGTGCGCGAGGAGGGGTCCTGGCGCTCCCACCAGGTGCCGCTGTCCGACGTGCGCGGCAACCCCGAGCACCTGCAGATCCTCACCGACTGGCTGACCTCGTACCGCCCCGACGAGCTGTTCGAGTCCGACGGCTCACCGGCGCCGCTGGTGCGGCACGCGGTGCCCGAGGGCGACCTGCGGATGAGTGCGACACCGCACGCCAACGGCGGCCTGCTCACCGTCGACCTCGACCTGCCCGACTACGGCTCGTACGCGGTCGACGTGCCCGCGCCGGGGACCGTACGGCTGGAGAGCACCCGGCGGCTGGGCGAGCTCATGCGCGACATCTACGTCGCCAACCCCGACCGGTTCCGGCTGTTCTGCCCGGACGAGACGAACTCCAACCGGCTCGGCGCGGTGTTCGAGGTGTCCGACCGAGGGTTCATGGAGCACCTGGTCCCCGAGGACGTCGCCATCGGCCCCGACGGCCGGGTGATGGAGGTCCTGTCGGAGCACTCCTGCCACGGCTGGCTGGAGGGCTACAACCTCACCGGTCGGCACGGGATGTTCGCCACGTACGAGGCCTTCGCGATGGTGAGCGCGTCCATGACCATCCAGCACGCGAAGTGGCTGCAGGAGGCCGTGCACCTGCCGTGGCGCGCGCCGGTGCCGTCGCTCAACATCCTGCTCACCTCCACGGCGTGGCGGAACGACCACAACGGGTTCAGCCACCAGGGCCCGGGCCTGATCCAGAACGTCATCAACATCCGCGGGGACGTGTCCCGGGTCTACCTGCCGCCGGACGCCAACACGCTGCTGTCGGTGTCCGACCACGTGTTCCGCTCCCGGGGATACGTGAACCTCGTCGTCATCGACAAGCAGCCGCAGCTGCAGTGGCTGACGCTGGACGAGGCGAAGGAGCACTGCGCGCGGGGCTCCGGGGTGTGGGACTGGGCCGGCAACGACGACGGGAGCCGCGATCCGGACATCGTGCTGGCCTGCGCGGGTGACGTCGTGACGATGGAGACCGTGGCCGCGGCGCAGTTGCTGAAGGAGCGGCTGCCGGACATGTCGGTGCGCGTGGTCAACGTGGTGGACCTGATGTCGCTGACCCGGCCGAAGGACCACCCGCACGGGATGGACGAGCTGTACTTCGAGGAGCTGTTCACCGACCACGTGGACGTGGTGTTCGCGTTCCACGGCTACCCCGGCGCGATCCACCAGCTGGTGCACGGGCGTCCGGACGCCGACCGGTTCCGGGTGCGCGGCTTCAGCGAGGAGGGCACCACGACGACGCCGTTCGACATGGTCGTGCGCAACCGGGTCAGCCGCTACCACCTGGTGATGGACGCGCTGAACAACTCCCGCCGCACGGTCCGCGGGTCGTCCGAGCTGAGGGCGTACTGCGAGGAGCAGCTGGCCCGGCACGCCGAGCACGTCGTGGAGTACCTGGAGGACCTGCCCGAGGTGCGGGACTGGTCGCTGGCGTAG